A single Sorex araneus isolate mSorAra2 chromosome 8, mSorAra2.pri, whole genome shotgun sequence DNA region contains:
- the RPS16 gene encoding 40S ribosomal protein S16, with protein MPSKGPLQSVQVFGRKKTATAVAHCKRGNGLIKVNGRPLEMIEPRTLQYKLLEPVLLLGKERFAGVDIRVRVKGGGHVAQIYAIRQSISKALVAYYQKYVDEASKKEIKDILIQYDRTLLVADPRRCESKKFGGPGARARYQKSYR; from the exons ATGCCGTCTAAGGGGCCGCTGCAGTCCGTGCAGGTCTTCGGACGCAAG aagACGGCCACGGCCGTGGCGCACTGCAAACGGGGCAATGGCCTCATCAAAGTGAACGGGCGTCCCTTGGAAATGATCGAGCCGCGCACGCTGCAGTACAAG CTTCTGGAGCCTGTTCTGCTGCTGGGCAAGGAGCGGTTCGCCGGTGTGGACATCCGAGTCCGGGTGAAGGGTGGTGGTCATGTGGCTCAGATTTACG CTATCCGCCAGTCCATCTCCAAAGCGCTGGTTGCCTACTATCAGAAAT ATGTGGATGAGGCCTCCAAAAAGGAGATCAAAGACATCCTCATCCAGTACGACCGGACCCTGCTGGTAGCTGATCCCCGGCGCTGCGAATCCAAGAAGTTTGGTGGCCCTGGGGCCCGTGCTCGCTACCAGAAATCCTACCGATGA
- the SUPT5H gene encoding transcription elongation factor SPT5 isoform X1, whose product MSDSEDSNFSEEEESERSSDAEEAEVEEEQRSAAGSEKEEEPEEEEEEEEEEEYDEEEEEEDDDRPPKKPRHGGFILDEADVDDEYEDEDQWEDGAEDILEKEEIEASNIDNVVLDEDRSGARRLQNLWRDQREEELGEYYMKKYAKSSVGETVYGGSDELSDDITQQQLLPGVKDPNLWTVKCKIGEERATAISLMRKFIAYQFTDTPLQIKSVVAPEHVKGYIYVEAYKQTHVKQAIEGVGNLRLGYWNQQMVPIKEMTDVLKVVKEVANLKPKSWVRLKRGIYKDDIAQVDYVEPSQNTISLKMIPRIDYDRIKARMSLKDWFAKRKKFKRPPQRLFDAEKIRSLGGDVASDGDFLIFEGNRYSRKGFLFKSFAMSAVITEGVKPTLSELEKFEDQPEGIDLEVVTESTGKEREHNFQPGDNVEVCEGELINLQGKILSVDGNKITIMPKHEDLKDMLEFPAQELRKYFKMGDHVKVIAGRFEGDTGLIVRVEENFVILFSDLTMHELKVLPRDLQLCSETASGVDVGGQHEWGELVLLDPQTVGVIVRLERETFQVLNMNGKVVTVRHQAVTRKKDNRFAVALDSEQNNIHVKDIVKVIDGPHSDREGEIRHLYRNIAFLHCKKLVENGGMFVCKTRHLVLAGGSKPRDVTNFTVGGFAPMSPRISSPMHPSAGGQHGGFGSPGGGMSRGRGRRDNELIGQTVRISQGPYKGYIGVVKDATESTARVELHSTCQTISVDRQRLTTVGSRRPGGMTSTYGRTPMYGSQTPMYGSGSRTPMYGSQTPLQDGSRTPHYGSQTPLHDGSRTPAQSGAWDPNNPNTPSRAEDEYEYAFDDEPTPSPQAYGGTPNPQTPGYPDPSSPQVNPQYNPQTPGTPAMYNTDQFSPYAAPSPQGSYQPSPSPQSYHQVAPSPAGYQNTHSPASYHPTPSPMAYQASPSPSPVGYSPMTPGAPSPGGYNPHTPGSGIEQNSSDWVTTDIQVKVRDTYLDTQVVGQAGVIRSVTGGMCSVYLKDSEKVVSISSEHLEPITPTKNNKVKVILGEDREATGVLLSIDGEDGIVRMDLDEQLKILNLRFLGKLLEA is encoded by the exons ATGTCGGACAGCGAGGACAGCAATTTCTCCGAGGAGGAGGAGAGCGAGCGCAGCAGCGACGCCGAGGAGGCCGAG GTAGAAGAGGAGCAGCGGAGCGCAGCAGGCAGTGAGAAGGAGGAAGAgccagaggaagaagaggaggaggaagaagaggaggaatatgatgaggaagaagaggaggaagatgatgaCCGGCCCCCCAAGAAACCCCGCCACGGCGGCTTCATTCTGGACGAAGCTG ATGTGGATGATGAGTACGAGGATGAAGACCAGTGGGAAGACGGAGCTGAAGACATCCTGGAGAAAG AAGAGATCGAAG CATCCAATATCGACAATGTCGTCTTGGATGAAGACCGTTCTGGGGCACGCCGCCTGCAGAACCTCTGGAG GGATCAGCGAGAGGAAGAACTGGGCGAGTATTACATGAAGAAATATGCCAAGTCGTCTGTGGGAGAGAC GGTGTACGGAGGGTCCGACGAGCTCTCAGATGACATCACTCAGCAGCAGCTGTTGCCGGGAGTCAA GGACCCCAATCTGTGGACTGTCAAGTGTAAG ATCGGGGAGGAGCGGGCCACGGCCATTTCCTTGATGCGCAAGTTCATCGCCTATCAGTTCACAGACACG cccctgcaaatcAAGTCAGTGGTGGCTCCAGAGCACGTGAAAGGCTACATCTACGTGGAGGCCTACAAGCAGACGCATGTGAAGCAGGCCATTGAGGGCGTAGGCAACCTGCGGCTGGGCTACTGGAACCAGCAGATGGTGCCCATCAAGGAGATGACAGACGTGCTCAAGGTGGTGAAAGAGGTGGCCAACCTGAAGCCCAAGTCCTGGGTCCGCCTCAAGCGCGGCATCTACAAGGATGACATTGCTCAG GTTGATTATGTGGAGCCGAGTCAGAACACCATCTCTCTGAAGATGATCCCGCGCATCGACTACGACCGCATCAAGGCCCGCATGAGCTTG AAAGACTGGTTTGCCAAGAGGAAGAAGTTTAAGCGGCCTCCACAGAGGCTGTTCGATGCCGAGAAGATCAG GTCCCTGGGCGGTGACGTGGCCTCTGATGGCGACTTCCTTATCTTTGAGGGCAACCGCTACAGCCGCAAGGGCTTTCTGTTCAAGAGCTTCGCCATGTCTGCTGTG ATCACAGAAGGCGTGAAGCCCACCCTCTCTGAGCTGGAGAAATTTGAGGACCAGCCTGAGGGCATCGACCTGGAGGTGGTGACTGAGAGCACAG GGAAGGAGCGCGAGCACAACTTCCAGCCCGGGGACAACGTGGAGGTGTGTGAAGGGGAGCTCATCAACCTTCAGGGCAAGATCCTCAGCGTGGATGGCAACAAGATCACCATCATGCCTAAGCATGAGGACCTCAAG GACATGCTGGAGTTCCCAGCCCAGGAGCTGCGGAAGTACTTCAAGATGGGGGACCATGTGAAGGTGATTGCTGGCCGGTTCGAGGGGGACACAGGCCTCATTGTGCGGGTGGAGGAGAACTTCGTCATCCTCTTCTCCGATCTCACCATGCACGAG CTGAAGGTGCTGCCCCGAGATCTGCAGCTCTGCTCCGAGACGGCCTCTGGGGTGGACGTTGGCGGCCAGCACGAGTGGGGCGAGCTGGTGCTGCTCGACCCCCAGACTGTGGGCGTCATCGTGCGGCTGGAGCGGGAGACCTTCCAG GTGCTGAATATGAACGGGAAGGTGGTGACTGTCAGGCACCAGGCTGTCACCCGAAAGAAGGACAACCGTTTCGCGGTGGCCCTGGACTCAGAGCAGAACAATATCCATGTGAAAGACATCGTCAAGGTCATCGACGGCCCCCACTCG GACCGGGAGGGTGAGATCCGCCATCTCTACCGTAACATCGCCTTCCTGCACTGCAAGAAGCTGGTGGAGAACGGGGGCATGTTTGTCTGCAAGACGCGCCACCTGGTGCTGGCCGGAGGCTCAAAG CCTCGAGACGTGACCAACTTCACCGTGGGTGGCTTTGCTCCGATGAGCCCCCGGATCAGCAGCCCCATGCACCCCAGTGCTGGAG GTCAGCACGGCGGCTTTGGCAGCCCCGGCGGCGGCATgagcaggggccgggggcggAGAGACAATGAACTCATCGGCCAGACTGTGCGGATTTCCCAGGGCCCCTACAAAG GCTACATTGGCGTGGTGAAGGACGCCACCGAGTCGACGGCCCGCGTGGAGCTGCACTCCACCTGCCAGACCATCTCCGTGGACCGCCAGCGGCTCACCACGGT GGGCTCCCGGCGTCCAGGCGGCATGACCTCCACCTATGGGCGGACACCCATGTATGGCTCCCAGACACCCATGTACGGCTCCGGCTCCCGCACGCCTATGTACGGCTCCCAGACGCCTCTCCAGGACG GAAGCCGCACCCCGCACTACGGCTCCCAGACACCCCTGCATGATGGCAGCCGCACTCCCGCCCAGAGTGGGGCTTGGGACCCCAACAACCCGAACACGCCATCCAG GGCTGAGGACGAATACGAGTATGCCTTCGACGATGAGCCCACACCATCCCCACAAGCCTATGGgggcacccccaacccccagacaCCTGGCTATCcagacccctcctccccccaggtcaaCCCACAGTACAACCCACAGACACCAGGAACGCCGGCCAT GTACAACACAGACCAGTTCTCCCCAtacgccgccccctccccacaaggCTCCtaccagcccagccccagcccccagagctaccaccaggtggcccccagcccagcaggctaccagaACACCCATTCTCCGGCCAGCTACCACCCTACGCCCTCGCCCATGGCCTACCAG GccagccccagtcccagcccTGTGGGCTACAGTCCGATGACACCCGGAGCCCCCTCCCCTGGAGGCTacaacccccacaccccaggctcAGGGATTGAGCAGAACTCCAGCGACTGGGTGACCACTGACATCCAGGTGAAGGTGCGGGACACCTACCTGGACACGCAAGTGGTGGGACAGGCAGGCGTCATCCGCAGCGTCACG GGCGGCATGTGCTCCGTGTATCTGAAGGACAGTGAGAAGGTGGTCAGCATCTCCAGCGAGCACCTGGAGCCCATCACCCCCACCAAGAACAACAAG gtgAAGGTGATTCTGGGTGAGGACCGGGAGGCCACCGGCGTCCTCCTCAGCATTGACGGTGAGGACGGCATTGTCCGCATGGACCTGGACGAGCAGCTCAAGATCCTCAACCTCCGCTTCCTGGGGAAGCTGCTTGAGGCCTga
- the SUPT5H gene encoding transcription elongation factor SPT5 isoform X2, whose translation MSDSEDSNFSEEEESERSSDAEEAEVEEEQRSAAGSEKEEEPEEEEEEEEEEEYDEEEEEEDDDRPPKKPRHGGFILDEADVDDEYEDEDQWEDGAEDILEKASNIDNVVLDEDRSGARRLQNLWRDQREEELGEYYMKKYAKSSVGETVYGGSDELSDDITQQQLLPGVKDPNLWTVKCKIGEERATAISLMRKFIAYQFTDTPLQIKSVVAPEHVKGYIYVEAYKQTHVKQAIEGVGNLRLGYWNQQMVPIKEMTDVLKVVKEVANLKPKSWVRLKRGIYKDDIAQVDYVEPSQNTISLKMIPRIDYDRIKARMSLKDWFAKRKKFKRPPQRLFDAEKIRSLGGDVASDGDFLIFEGNRYSRKGFLFKSFAMSAVITEGVKPTLSELEKFEDQPEGIDLEVVTESTGKEREHNFQPGDNVEVCEGELINLQGKILSVDGNKITIMPKHEDLKDMLEFPAQELRKYFKMGDHVKVIAGRFEGDTGLIVRVEENFVILFSDLTMHELKVLPRDLQLCSETASGVDVGGQHEWGELVLLDPQTVGVIVRLERETFQVLNMNGKVVTVRHQAVTRKKDNRFAVALDSEQNNIHVKDIVKVIDGPHSDREGEIRHLYRNIAFLHCKKLVENGGMFVCKTRHLVLAGGSKPRDVTNFTVGGFAPMSPRISSPMHPSAGGQHGGFGSPGGGMSRGRGRRDNELIGQTVRISQGPYKGYIGVVKDATESTARVELHSTCQTISVDRQRLTTVGSRRPGGMTSTYGRTPMYGSQTPMYGSGSRTPMYGSQTPLQDGSRTPHYGSQTPLHDGSRTPAQSGAWDPNNPNTPSRAEDEYEYAFDDEPTPSPQAYGGTPNPQTPGYPDPSSPQVNPQYNPQTPGTPAMYNTDQFSPYAAPSPQGSYQPSPSPQSYHQVAPSPAGYQNTHSPASYHPTPSPMAYQASPSPSPVGYSPMTPGAPSPGGYNPHTPGSGIEQNSSDWVTTDIQVKVRDTYLDTQVVGQAGVIRSVTGGMCSVYLKDSEKVVSISSEHLEPITPTKNNKVKVILGEDREATGVLLSIDGEDGIVRMDLDEQLKILNLRFLGKLLEA comes from the exons ATGTCGGACAGCGAGGACAGCAATTTCTCCGAGGAGGAGGAGAGCGAGCGCAGCAGCGACGCCGAGGAGGCCGAG GTAGAAGAGGAGCAGCGGAGCGCAGCAGGCAGTGAGAAGGAGGAAGAgccagaggaagaagaggaggaggaagaagaggaggaatatgatgaggaagaagaggaggaagatgatgaCCGGCCCCCCAAGAAACCCCGCCACGGCGGCTTCATTCTGGACGAAGCTG ATGTGGATGATGAGTACGAGGATGAAGACCAGTGGGAAGACGGAGCTGAAGACATCCTGGAGAAAG CATCCAATATCGACAATGTCGTCTTGGATGAAGACCGTTCTGGGGCACGCCGCCTGCAGAACCTCTGGAG GGATCAGCGAGAGGAAGAACTGGGCGAGTATTACATGAAGAAATATGCCAAGTCGTCTGTGGGAGAGAC GGTGTACGGAGGGTCCGACGAGCTCTCAGATGACATCACTCAGCAGCAGCTGTTGCCGGGAGTCAA GGACCCCAATCTGTGGACTGTCAAGTGTAAG ATCGGGGAGGAGCGGGCCACGGCCATTTCCTTGATGCGCAAGTTCATCGCCTATCAGTTCACAGACACG cccctgcaaatcAAGTCAGTGGTGGCTCCAGAGCACGTGAAAGGCTACATCTACGTGGAGGCCTACAAGCAGACGCATGTGAAGCAGGCCATTGAGGGCGTAGGCAACCTGCGGCTGGGCTACTGGAACCAGCAGATGGTGCCCATCAAGGAGATGACAGACGTGCTCAAGGTGGTGAAAGAGGTGGCCAACCTGAAGCCCAAGTCCTGGGTCCGCCTCAAGCGCGGCATCTACAAGGATGACATTGCTCAG GTTGATTATGTGGAGCCGAGTCAGAACACCATCTCTCTGAAGATGATCCCGCGCATCGACTACGACCGCATCAAGGCCCGCATGAGCTTG AAAGACTGGTTTGCCAAGAGGAAGAAGTTTAAGCGGCCTCCACAGAGGCTGTTCGATGCCGAGAAGATCAG GTCCCTGGGCGGTGACGTGGCCTCTGATGGCGACTTCCTTATCTTTGAGGGCAACCGCTACAGCCGCAAGGGCTTTCTGTTCAAGAGCTTCGCCATGTCTGCTGTG ATCACAGAAGGCGTGAAGCCCACCCTCTCTGAGCTGGAGAAATTTGAGGACCAGCCTGAGGGCATCGACCTGGAGGTGGTGACTGAGAGCACAG GGAAGGAGCGCGAGCACAACTTCCAGCCCGGGGACAACGTGGAGGTGTGTGAAGGGGAGCTCATCAACCTTCAGGGCAAGATCCTCAGCGTGGATGGCAACAAGATCACCATCATGCCTAAGCATGAGGACCTCAAG GACATGCTGGAGTTCCCAGCCCAGGAGCTGCGGAAGTACTTCAAGATGGGGGACCATGTGAAGGTGATTGCTGGCCGGTTCGAGGGGGACACAGGCCTCATTGTGCGGGTGGAGGAGAACTTCGTCATCCTCTTCTCCGATCTCACCATGCACGAG CTGAAGGTGCTGCCCCGAGATCTGCAGCTCTGCTCCGAGACGGCCTCTGGGGTGGACGTTGGCGGCCAGCACGAGTGGGGCGAGCTGGTGCTGCTCGACCCCCAGACTGTGGGCGTCATCGTGCGGCTGGAGCGGGAGACCTTCCAG GTGCTGAATATGAACGGGAAGGTGGTGACTGTCAGGCACCAGGCTGTCACCCGAAAGAAGGACAACCGTTTCGCGGTGGCCCTGGACTCAGAGCAGAACAATATCCATGTGAAAGACATCGTCAAGGTCATCGACGGCCCCCACTCG GACCGGGAGGGTGAGATCCGCCATCTCTACCGTAACATCGCCTTCCTGCACTGCAAGAAGCTGGTGGAGAACGGGGGCATGTTTGTCTGCAAGACGCGCCACCTGGTGCTGGCCGGAGGCTCAAAG CCTCGAGACGTGACCAACTTCACCGTGGGTGGCTTTGCTCCGATGAGCCCCCGGATCAGCAGCCCCATGCACCCCAGTGCTGGAG GTCAGCACGGCGGCTTTGGCAGCCCCGGCGGCGGCATgagcaggggccgggggcggAGAGACAATGAACTCATCGGCCAGACTGTGCGGATTTCCCAGGGCCCCTACAAAG GCTACATTGGCGTGGTGAAGGACGCCACCGAGTCGACGGCCCGCGTGGAGCTGCACTCCACCTGCCAGACCATCTCCGTGGACCGCCAGCGGCTCACCACGGT GGGCTCCCGGCGTCCAGGCGGCATGACCTCCACCTATGGGCGGACACCCATGTATGGCTCCCAGACACCCATGTACGGCTCCGGCTCCCGCACGCCTATGTACGGCTCCCAGACGCCTCTCCAGGACG GAAGCCGCACCCCGCACTACGGCTCCCAGACACCCCTGCATGATGGCAGCCGCACTCCCGCCCAGAGTGGGGCTTGGGACCCCAACAACCCGAACACGCCATCCAG GGCTGAGGACGAATACGAGTATGCCTTCGACGATGAGCCCACACCATCCCCACAAGCCTATGGgggcacccccaacccccagacaCCTGGCTATCcagacccctcctccccccaggtcaaCCCACAGTACAACCCACAGACACCAGGAACGCCGGCCAT GTACAACACAGACCAGTTCTCCCCAtacgccgccccctccccacaaggCTCCtaccagcccagccccagcccccagagctaccaccaggtggcccccagcccagcaggctaccagaACACCCATTCTCCGGCCAGCTACCACCCTACGCCCTCGCCCATGGCCTACCAG GccagccccagtcccagcccTGTGGGCTACAGTCCGATGACACCCGGAGCCCCCTCCCCTGGAGGCTacaacccccacaccccaggctcAGGGATTGAGCAGAACTCCAGCGACTGGGTGACCACTGACATCCAGGTGAAGGTGCGGGACACCTACCTGGACACGCAAGTGGTGGGACAGGCAGGCGTCATCCGCAGCGTCACG GGCGGCATGTGCTCCGTGTATCTGAAGGACAGTGAGAAGGTGGTCAGCATCTCCAGCGAGCACCTGGAGCCCATCACCCCCACCAAGAACAACAAG gtgAAGGTGATTCTGGGTGAGGACCGGGAGGCCACCGGCGTCCTCCTCAGCATTGACGGTGAGGACGGCATTGTCCGCATGGACCTGGACGAGCAGCTCAAGATCCTCAACCTCCGCTTCCTGGGGAAGCTGCTTGAGGCCTga